The following are encoded in a window of Flavobacterium sp. WC2421 genomic DNA:
- a CDS encoding SDR family oxidoreductase, with protein MKIILTGATGVLGSQIMYEILELFIRDSINGKLLLISRSKGKKSALDRINKLLSSSYTPKILKDQGLEKLDQYIEIIDTDLDSVQENFSSKIDGAYFIHSAGYVNLSTDEEHREKIFDENTKITKVILNNFHHSIKKFIYIGTAFSSGERTGIVENDFHNLDFIPQHRNAYENAKFYSENFVAKRCKDLGLPFQILRPSVICGRLMDDENKYFVSKYMVFYLLAKFFYLAAQRTTEQENVRFMINEKTGLNIIPVDYVAKIIVSVFRRDDIQQLNIVSHKSLNLVKGLELIMDEMGYKNYTIIKNAPHFEYQNTTEKLYYESIGKHLKPYLVTSAKQFNTTLLNSILEIPVLDDETFTQLIRYAKLHKFKDVNI; from the coding sequence ATGAAAATAATACTTACAGGTGCAACGGGAGTTTTGGGTTCACAAATCATGTATGAAATCCTTGAACTATTTATACGAGATTCAATTAATGGAAAACTTTTATTGATTTCTAGAAGCAAAGGAAAAAAGTCTGCATTAGACCGCATCAATAAATTACTTTCCAGTAGTTACACTCCAAAAATATTAAAAGACCAAGGGCTTGAAAAGCTAGATCAATACATCGAAATTATTGATACCGATTTAGATTCGGTACAAGAAAACTTTTCTAGTAAAATTGATGGTGCTTATTTCATCCATTCGGCTGGTTACGTTAATTTATCAACAGACGAAGAACACCGAGAAAAAATATTTGACGAAAACACTAAAATCACCAAAGTCATTTTAAACAATTTTCATCATTCCATAAAAAAATTCATTTATATAGGCACTGCTTTTTCCTCAGGAGAACGTACTGGAATTGTAGAAAATGATTTTCACAATCTTGATTTCATTCCCCAACATCGCAACGCATACGAAAATGCCAAATTTTATTCGGAGAACTTTGTTGCAAAACGATGTAAAGACTTAGGATTGCCTTTTCAAATACTGCGTCCAAGTGTTATTTGTGGACGATTAATGGATGACGAAAACAAATATTTCGTTTCCAAATACATGGTTTTCTATCTCTTGGCTAAATTTTTCTATCTTGCTGCTCAAAGAACAACCGAACAGGAAAATGTACGTTTTATGATCAATGAAAAAACAGGTTTAAATATAATTCCTGTAGATTATGTAGCCAAAATAATTGTTTCCGTTTTCAGGAGAGATGACATTCAACAACTCAATATTGTAAGCCATAAAAGTTTAAATCTGGTCAAAGGGTTAGAATTAATTATGGATGAAATGGGCTATAAAAATTATACTATAATAAAAAATGCTCCCCATTTTGAGTACCAAAATACCACCGAAAAATTATATTACGAAAGTATTGGTAAGCACCTCAAACCCTATTTAGTGACTAGTGCCAAACAATTTAACACTACCTTATTGAATTCTATTCTAGAAATTCCAGTACTCGATGATGAAACATTTACACAACTCATTCGATATGCGAAATTGCACAAATTCAA